Genomic DNA from Deltaproteobacteria bacterium HGW-Deltaproteobacteria-18:
GGTCGGCTTGTAATTTGTCCGTCGAAAATATGGGCATCGCCATGACTGCAATATGAAAGCCAGTCACGGAGCAAAGGCCGCAGCCCCCGGCCCGGACTGGTTGGGAGCGATAAAGAGTCGGGCTCAACCCTGCCGCGCACCAGCCAAGTCCCGGATAACCGGATAAAAGATACAGCCGCAGGCATTGAGCAATAAGCATTCCCAGTGAGAGTCCGATTGGACAAGACAGGGAAGGGGAATGGTTTTTGGTCAGGCAACGTAGGGCGGTTCCCCGTGGGCGCCCTTCTTCTGCCCGACGTGGCTGCCTGGAAGCACATCGAAATCGGGCAGACACATGGGTCTGCCCCTACGGCGTTCCGCCGTGGTCATGATCGGAAGGAATAGCAGGCAGGACAAAGGCGGTGATGGCAGACGGATGGAACGAGGACAAACGACGGAGCCAGCGATGGCGAATGAGCATTGCCAATCACCATTCACTATTGACCAATCACCCCCACAGCCATTTCAAAAAACCACCGGGCTTCTGCGGCTTCTTTTCCGCAGGCACAGGCTTTTCTTCGACGGGAGCTTCAAGCGGGATGACTGCTTCGGTCTGTGCGGGAACGCGGGCGGCGTCGATTCGCTCCTTCAGCGCCCCAAGCTCCAGGGTCAGGAGCTGCACATCCGTGCCCCAGGCCGCGAAACGCTCTTCCATGACCGTGAGGCGGCGGTCCAGGGCGGACAGGCGCTCCTCCAGATCCGGCGTGACCTCCATTCCGGCCGAGGGCTCGGGGTCCGCCGCGGTCTGGATGCCGTTGGAGTGCAGCATGGGCGCCATGTCCCGGGCCACGTCCTGCACCACTTCGGGGCCGATGACAGGCAGTTCGTCGGCGAAGCCATGCACCAGGGCCGCGTCGCAGAGGATGTTGATCAGGCGCGGCACCCCGGCCGAGACCGTGTGGATGATTTCCATGGCCTCGGGCGTGAACAGGAGCGGGTTTCCCCCGGCCTGCGCCAGGCGAAAACAGATGTAGGCCTTGGCCTCGTCGAGTTCCAGGGAAGGCAGATGAAAAGTGGACGTGATGCGCTGGGCCAACTGGGTCAGGGTCGGATCGGCCAGCTTGCGGCGCAGCTCCGGCTGGCCCACCAGGACCACCTGCAGGAGCGGACGGCTGTTGCCCTGCAGGTTGGAGAGCAGGCGCACCTCCTCCAGGGCGTCGCGGGACAGGTTCTGGGCCTCATCCACGATGACTATGGCGTGCCGCCCCTGGCTGAAGCGGTCGATAAGATACTCGTTGAGCATGGCCAGGTTCGCGGCCTTGTCGCCGCCCGGCTCGCCGGCTTCGAACTCACGGATGATGAGCCGCAGCAGTTCCTCGCCCGTGACATTGGTATTGAAGACCAGGGCCACGTCCACGGCCTTCTCGATGCGGCCCAGCAGATAGCGGATGAGCGTGGTCTTGCCAGTGCCGATGCCACCGGTCAGAACCACAAACCCGCTCCCCTCCCCCAGGCCGTACTTCAGATGCGCAAAAGCCAGCTTGTGCTTCTCGCTCATGTAAAGGTAGGCTGGGTTAGGAACGATAGTGAATGGGCGCTCGCGCAGATTGTAGAAATTTTCGTACATGTTTTTTCTTTTTTTGGCTTTAGATTTCAAGTTTTATGTTTTATTTTTAATACATGAAGCATAATACGTAAAACATCTTCACCTATCAACGCTTCTCAATACGACACAAATCACTGCATGTATTCCCACCCTAAAACTTAAAACCTAACACCAGCATCACAAAACATAACGCATCACGTCTTATTTAATACCACTCCCAACAAATTCCGGCCTTCCAGCATGCCAAGTGCGGTTTTCAACTCATTTTGCGCGGTGTGACCTTCGTCAACCACAAGGACGATGCCGTCCACGTATTCGGCAAAAACCAGAGCGTCAGGGATGCCCAGCAGATGCGGACAGTCGAAGATGACGTAGCGGTCCGGGTAGCGGCTCTTCAGCTCCGCCACGAGATCCTGCATGCCGGGCGAACTGATGATGTCCACCGAATCCTCCTGGGAAGCGCCAGCAGGCAGGACCACGAGCTTGTCGATGCCCGGATTCACGAACAGGCTCTCCACAGACAGGCCGCGCAAAAAATGGTCCGACAGGCCGGGCCGCGAGTCCATGCCCAGACCGCAGGAGATGCCGGGCCAGCGCAGGTTGGCGTCCACCAACAGGGCGGTCTGGCTGGCATCGCGGGCGATGGTGATGGCCAGGTTGGTGGCCACCGTGGTCTTGCCCTCGCTCCGGCCAGGACTGGTGACCATGATCGTGTTCAACCCCTTGGAACGGGTCTGCTGCAGGATCTGCGTGCGCACGACGTTGAAGGCGTCGCGAAGCTCACGCGGAGCGCCCTCGCCCAGGAGCCTGCGCTCCTCCATCTTGTGAAAGCAGGCCTGCTCGATCTTGGTCTGGGCGTAACGCACTTCAACACTGTCCCGTCGCTCCGCGCCCCCGGCCTGCGCCTTCGCCCTGTACACAGGTGCGGCAGGTGCGACCTGTGCGGCAGGTGCGACCTGTGCGGCAGGTGCGGCCTGTGCGACAGCTACGGGCTGCGCGTCAAACGCAACGGACCGGGCAGGAACCGAATCCTGCACAATTATCCCACCCGAACTCCCCGCAGCCAGCCGCTCTGCTTCCTCGGCCTTTTCAAGGGCCTTGATGATCTTGCTCATAGTGCTCCTGTATATTTGAGAGGCAACGGGAAAGGCAGCAGAAAAGGCAGGGGCAGAAAATTACTCGTAGTACCCATGCCTTTGTGTCAGTCCTGTTTCTGCCGTTACCCCTGCCTTATCGTGCCTCACACGTGCCTAGTCCTCGTCTTGCCGCGACCTTTATCGCAGCCTTTCAAATTCTTATTCTTTGGTTTTAAGTGTCACGCGTCTCGTTTCAATCCAAACCCCAAGCAAAGCGCCAACGCACCCCACTTCACGCATCACACATCACGTTCTCTCCCTAAAACCTGTCCAATATCTGATAAAAAATGATGTCCAGCGGGCGCACGTAGACATGGAACAGCCCCGTCAGCACGGCGAGCGCCCCCGCCATGCCTGCCACGGCCATGGTGATCTTGCGTTTGCGCCGGGCCACTTCCGCACCCGTGGCGATGTGAGGGATGGACCCCAGGAGCGGGACGGCGGTCAGGGCGTGCAGGCTGCGCAGGCCGCGCACCGAGCCGTCCATGGCCTCGGCCAGGGCGCCGCAGCCGGCCCCGAAGCCGAGCGACATGACGAAGCCGACCAGCATGAGCAGCATGCGTTTGGGCTTGGAAGGCACTTCAGGGAGCATGGGCGGTTCAATCAGGGTCAGCTTCTCGCCCGCCCGCTCCTCTTCCAGTTCCTTGGAATCCCGCGCGGCCATGAGCTTCTGCGAAGTTTCCTGAAATTTGAGCTGGCCGTTCTGATGGTCGCGCTCCAGTTTGCGGTATTCCTGCTCCACCCGTGGCGTGTTTTCCAGACGGAGGGTCAGGTCATCCTGACGGCGGCGCAGGTCCGCGAGCATGGCCTGCTGGCTCTGCAGATCCATTGCCGTGGCCTGCAACTGGCTCTTGAGGGCCATCCAGGCAGGATTATCCGCGCTCTCGGACACGGAACTGGGTGCCACTCTGGTTGCACCCGCGCCGCTCTTTTCCAGAGCGGTCACACGGCGCTCGGCGGCTTGCACGTCCGGATGCTTCGGGCCGTACTTGGCGCGCAGATCCGCCAAATTGGCGCGCTCCGCCTCCAGTTCTTCGGCCAGATCCACGCTCACGCCGCTGCCCTCCAGGGCCGCGATCTGCTCACGCAGCTTGATGACTTCGGGGTGTTTGTCCGAATGAGTGGCCGTGAGGGATACGTATCTGGTCTTGAGCGCGCGCAGCTCCTCGGCCGGGGGCAGGACGCGCCCGCCGTCGGCCGTGACCAGGGTGCGCTGCGGCGTAACCGTGGCCAGCTGTCCTTCCAGAAAGGCCCGGCGCTCAAGGATGCCGCGAATGTTCTCCTGCACGGCCTGCGCGTCCCGCTCGACGCGGTCCAGGGTCTGCAGGTTGAGCTGGGTCAGCTCCGGCAGGGAGCCCAGGTGCTCCTCCTTGAACCGGGCGATGAGCTCCTCGGACTGGGCCACCTCGTCGCGCAGGGCCACGAGCTGCTTTTCCAGAAAGGAATAGGCTGTGGACGCCTTCTCCTCGCGATTCTTGAGATTCTCTTCCAGAAAAAGGGAGACCAGGGTGTTGGTGGCCTGCAGCACCTTGGCGGGCTCGGTGCCCTCAAAGGCCACAGAGAAAGCGATGGTCGCCGTGGCCGGACGACCCGTGTTGCTCATGACCTCGGCCTGGATGGGCTCCATGGTGATGTCTTTGCGCATCATCTCGACCAGCGCCTCGGAGGTCATGCTCTTGCGCTCGTCCTGATACAGGCCGATGCGGTCGATGATACTCATCAGGTTGGAGCGGTTCAAAACGACCTGGGTGATGGTCTGAAGCCGCTCCTCCACGAATCCAGTCACCGTGGAGCGCACCAGCTCCTGCGGCACCTCCTGCCCCTCGATGAGAATCGTGGCCGAGGATTGATACTTGGCGGGCAACAGGGCCACGACCACGGCAACCACGACAAACACGGCCATGGCCGGCAAAACCATCTGCCAGATGCGACGCCGGATGACGCCGAGCAGATATCCAAGTTCGGTCTCTTCACTGAAACTGGTCATTCAAACTCCTTGATCCGTGACGCGCAATGCGTGACGCGTGATCCGTGGAAACAGACATGGTCACGCATCACGCTTAACCCTTTATGTTTCAAGTTTTACATTTTTGATTAGAAAGACAAGCAACCCGCCATCGCATTACGCCTCACGCATTACACATCACGCATCACAATCCCCACTCCACCGTCACGCCCAGGTACACGCGGTTGCGATCCGTCACCTCGTCCGCTTCGATGTCATCCTCGTGGGTGTACTGATAGCCGCCGTCGAGGGTGGTATCCTCGCTCAGGCGGTAGCGCAGGGTCGGACCGATGCTGTAGGTCTGGGTGTTCTCGTCCTGCACCAGGCCTGCGGTCTTGGACATGTACCAGGCCAACTGCACCCCGA
This window encodes:
- a CDS encoding lipopolysaccharide biosynthesis protein, whose amino-acid sequence is MTSFSEETELGYLLGVIRRRIWQMVLPAMAVFVVVAVVVALLPAKYQSSATILIEGQEVPQELVRSTVTGFVEERLQTITQVVLNRSNLMSIIDRIGLYQDERKSMTSEALVEMMRKDITMEPIQAEVMSNTGRPATATIAFSVAFEGTEPAKVLQATNTLVSLFLEENLKNREEKASTAYSFLEKQLVALRDEVAQSEELIARFKEEHLGSLPELTQLNLQTLDRVERDAQAVQENIRGILERRAFLEGQLATVTPQRTLVTADGGRVLPPAEELRALKTRYVSLTATHSDKHPEVIKLREQIAALEGSGVSVDLAEELEAERANLADLRAKYGPKHPDVQAAERRVTALEKSGAGATRVAPSSVSESADNPAWMALKSQLQATAMDLQSQQAMLADLRRRQDDLTLRLENTPRVEQEYRKLERDHQNGQLKFQETSQKLMAARDSKELEEERAGEKLTLIEPPMLPEVPSKPKRMLLMLVGFVMSLGFGAGCGALAEAMDGSVRGLRSLHALTAVPLLGSIPHIATGAEVARRKRKITMAVAGMAGALAVLTGLFHVYVRPLDIIFYQILDRF
- a CDS encoding capsular biosynthesis protein — encoded protein: MSKIIKALEKAEEAERLAAGSSGGIIVQDSVPARSVAFDAQPVAVAQAAPAAQVAPAAQVAPAAPVYRAKAQAGGAERRDSVEVRYAQTKIEQACFHKMEERRLLGEGAPRELRDAFNVVRTQILQQTRSKGLNTIMVTSPGRSEGKTTVATNLAITIARDASQTALLVDANLRWPGISCGLGMDSRPGLSDHFLRGLSVESLFVNPGIDKLVVLPAGASQEDSVDIISSPGMQDLVAELKSRYPDRYVIFDCPHLLGIPDALVFAEYVDGIVLVVDEGHTAQNELKTALGMLEGRNLLGVVLNKT